The Molothrus aeneus isolate 106 chromosome 15, BPBGC_Maene_1.0, whole genome shotgun sequence genome includes a region encoding these proteins:
- the WNT8A gene encoding protein Wnt-8a, whose amino-acid sequence MKRSTLFILSITGVYSAILHSAAWSVNNFLMTGPKAYLTFSSSVAAGAHSGMEECKFQFGWERWNCPESALQLSTHNRLRSATRETSFVHAISSAGVMYTLTRNCSLGDFDSCGCDDSRNGRVGGRGWVWGGCSDNVEFGEKVSKLFVDALETGHDTRALINLHNNEVGRLAVKDTMKRACKCHGVSGSCSIQTCWLQLAEFREVGNLLKLKYDQAQKLEMDKRRLRAGNSAESRGATAETFHRIHATELVFLEDSPDYCTRNASLGHQGTEGRECLQSGRNLSQWEKRSCRRLCTECGLRVEERRTEVVASCNCRFHWCCTVRCEQCRTLVAKHFCTRRDSAAPNHSRQRSRAHRR is encoded by the exons ATGAAGAGAAGCACCCTCTTCATCCTCTCCATCACAGGGGTCTACAGTGCCATTCTCCACTCAGCAGCATG gtCTGTGAATAACTTTCTGATGACAGGACCTAAG GCTTACCTGACCTTCTCCAGCAGCGTGGCGGCCGGGGCACACAGCGGCATGGAGGAGTGCAAGTTCCAGTTCGGCTGGGAGCGCTGGAACTGCCCCGAGAGCGCCCTGCAGCTCTCCACCCACAACCGGCTCCGCAGCG ctaCCCGGGAAACCTCCTTTGTGCACGCCATCAGCTCGGCCGGGGTCATGTACACCCTGACCAGGAACTGCAGCCTGGGAGACTTCGACAGCTGCGGTTGTGACGACTCCAGGAACGGCCGCGTGG gtggccGAGGCTGGGTCTGGGGAGGATGCAGTGACAACGTGGAGTTTGGGGAGAAGGTTTCCAAGCTCTTTGTGGATGCCTTGGAAACAGGACACGACACCCGTGCCCTGATTAACCTGCACAACAATGAGGTTGGGAGACTT GCAGTGAAAGACACGATGAAGAGAGCCTGCAAGTGCCACGGGGTGTCgggcagctgcagcatccagacctgctggctgcagctggccgAGTTCCGCGAGGTGGGCAACCTCCTGAAGCTCAAGTACGACCAAGCGCAGAAGCTGGAGATGGACAAGAGGCGCCTGAGAGCCGGCAACAGCGCCGAGAGCCGCGGGGCCACGGCCGAGACCTTCCACCGCATCCACGCCACCGAGCTCGTCTTCCTGGAGGACTCCCCCGACTACTGCACCAGGAACGCCAGCCTGGGCCACCAGGGCACCGAGGGCCGCGAGTGCCTGCAGAGCGGCAGGAACCTGTCGCAGTGGGAGAAGCGGAGCTGCCGGCGGCTCTGCACCGAGTGCGGGCTGCGCGTGGAGGAGCGCAGGACCGAGGTGGTGGCCAGCTGCAACTGCAGGTTCCACTGGTGCTGCACCGTGCGCTGCGAGCAGTGCCGGACGCTGGTGGCCAAGCACTTCTGCACCCGCCGCGACTCCGCCGCGCCCAAccacagcaggcagaggagcagggccCACAGGAGATAG
- the LOC136563041 gene encoding thymosin beta-12-like isoform X1: protein MAGITALANEAMGVFSLSLSGPIMSDKPDFAEIETFDKTKLKKTETREKNPLPTKETIEQEKQSESTA from the exons ATGGCTGGTATCACAGCACTAGCTAATGAAGCCATGggtgtgttttccctttctttgtcAGGACCCATCATGTCCGACAAACCAGATTTTGCAGAAATTGAAACATTTGACAAGACCAAGCTGAAGAAGacagaaaccagagagaaaaatccACTGCCCACTAAAGAAA CTATtgaacaggaaaagcaaagtgaaaGTACAGCCTGA
- the LOC136563041 gene encoding thymosin beta-12-like isoform X2: MSDKPDFAEIETFDKTKLKKTETREKNPLPTKETIEQEKQSESTA; the protein is encoded by the exons ATGTCCGACAAACCAGATTTTGCAGAAATTGAAACATTTGACAAGACCAAGCTGAAGAAGacagaaaccagagagaaaaatccACTGCCCACTAAAGAAA CTATtgaacaggaaaagcaaagtgaaaGTACAGCCTGA